From a region of the Helianthus annuus cultivar XRQ/B chromosome 5, HanXRQr2.0-SUNRISE, whole genome shotgun sequence genome:
- the LOC110939956 gene encoding kinesin-like protein KIN-5D — MERRGNVVQSSPSNTPRSNDRAGRDIRPAEGSMNGKHDKEKGVNVQVIVRCRPLNDEEMKAHTPAVVTCTENKREVCAIQNIANKQIDRSFVFDKVFGPNSQQRDLYHAAVSPIVFEVLEGYNCTIFAYGQTGTGKTYTMEGGGRKKNGEFPTDAGVIPRAVRQIFDILEAQKAEYNMKVTFLELYNEEITDLLAPEESSKFPDDKSKKPIALMEDGKGCVFVRGLEEEMVSTADEIYKILEKGSAKRRTAETLLNKQSSRSHSIFSITIHIKERTPEGEEVIRCGKLNLVDLAGSENISRSGAREGRAREAGEINKSLLTLGRVINTLVEHSGHIPYRDSKLTRLLRDSLGGKTKTCIIATISPSIYSLEETLSTLDYAHRAKNIKNKPEINQKMMKSAMMKDLYSEIERLKQEVYATREKNGIYIPKDRYLQEEEEKKAMAEKIERMELDVESRSKQFMELQELYNSQQLVNANLTGKLERTEIKLQETENSLLDLEEKHKQANITIKEKEFLIFNLLKSEKALVERAFDLRAELENASSDVSSLFTKIEHKDKIEDENRILVQQFQSQLTKQLDILHKSVAASVTQQEQQLKGMQEDMKSFVSTKGQATDELRLGLEKLKTLYGSGIESLDNLANELDGNSRSTLGCLNSQVSQNSSALGDLFKGIASEAEELLNDLQNILHIQENKLATYAQQQREAHSRTVETSRSISNITANFFVTLDMHATKLTQIIEEGQTVNEQKLSELERKFEECAANEERQLLEKVAELLAGSNARKKELVTTAVNGLRESAASKTNRFQQEMVTMKESRCSVRAEWTDYTEKAETHYVEDTTAVENGKKNLDEILQNCLQKVQMGSQQWNSAQESLLSLEKNNVASVNKIVSRGLEANQILRSQYSVAASSTLKDANVANNNLLSSIDHALQLDHDAYRNLDSMIVPCCGELRELKGGHYDKIVEITDHAGKSLLNDYTVDEPSCSTPRKRSFNLPTTTSIEELRTPPFDELLKYFWSSSTLPNGDAKHLEAGAHSMRDSRHPLTAVN, encoded by the exons ATGGAGAGAAGAGGAAATGTGGTTCAGAGCTCACCGTCAAACACTCCGAGGTCGAATGACAGGGCGGGGAGAGATATAAGGCCTGCGGAAGGAAGTATGAATGGTAAACATGATAAAGAAAAAGGAGTGAATGTTCAAGTCATTGTGCGGTGCAG ACCGTTGAATGATGAGGAGATGAAGGCGCACACACCGGCAGTGGTTACATGTACTGAGAACAAGAGAGAAGTTTGTGCAATACAGAATATAGCTAACAAACAGATTGATAGATCGTTTGTGTTTGACAAG GTCTTTGGTCCAAACTCACAACAAAGGGACTTGTATCATGCGGCTGTCTCTCCCATAGTTTTTGAAGTTCTTGAAGGATACAACTGCACTATATTTGCTTATGGCCAAACAGGAACTGGGAAAACCTACACAATGGAGGGAGGAGGGAGAAAAAAG AATGGGGAATTCCCAACTGATGCAGGTGTTATTCCCAGAGCTGTACGACAAATATTCGATATATTAGAAGCTCAAAAAGCAGAGTACAATATGAAGGTCACATTCTTAGAGCTGTACAACGAGGAGATAACCGATCTTTTGGCTCCCGAAGAATCTTCAAAATTTCCTGATGATAAATCAAAGAAACCCATAGCACTTATGGAGGATGGAAAGGGTTGTGTTTTTGTAAGAGGCTTGGAAGAAGAGATGGTTTCCACTGCAGATGAAATCTATAAAATCTTAGAAAAAGGTTCTGCTAAAAGACGTACTGCAGAAACCCTTTTAAATAAACAAAGTAGTCGTTCTCACTCGATATTTTCTATCACGATTCACATTAAGGAACGTACTCCAGAAGGAGAAGAAGTTATTAGATGTGGCAAGCTTAATCTTGTTGATCTTGCTGGTTCCGAGAATATTTCTAGGTCTGGTGCTAGAGAG GGCAGAGCAAGGGAAGCCGGTGAGATAAACAAGAGTTTGCTTACACTTGGCAGAGTTATAAATACATTAGTTGAGCACTCAGGGCATATACCTTACAG GGATAGTAAGTTAACGAGGTTGTTGAGAGATTCTTTAGGAGGGAAAACAAAGACATGTATAATTGCCACAATCTCTCCCTCTATTTACTCTTTAGAGGAAACACTTAGTACTTTAGACTATGCACACCGCGCAAAAAATATTAAGAACAAACCAGAG ATTAATCAGAAAATGATGAAATCTGCAATGATGAAAGATCTGTACTCAGAAATTGAACGGCTGAAGCAAG AGGTCTATGCTACTAGAGAGAAGAATGGAATCTACATACCGAAAGACAGATATCTACAGGAAGAGGAGGAGAAGAAG GCAATGGCAGAAAAAATAGAGCGGATGGAACTCGATGTTGAGTCAAGGAGCAAG CAATTTATGGAGCTTCAGGAACTTTATAATTCTCAGCAGCTGGTGAACGCAAACTTAACCGGGAAGCTTGAGAGGACAGAG ATAAAGCTCCAAGAAACTGAAAACTCATTGTTGGATCTTGAAGAAAAGCATAAACAAGCAAATATAACAATCAAAGAGAAAGAATTCCTTATCTTTAATCTTCTTAAATCTG AAAAAGCTCTTGTTGAGCGTGCATTTGACCTTCGAGCTGAGCTGGAGAACGCTTCATCAGATGTGTCTAGTCTGTTCACCAAGATTG AACATAAGGATAAAATAGAAGACGAAAACAGAATTCTTGTCCAACAGTTTCAATCTCAGTTAACTAAGCAGCTTGACATCTTGCATAAAAGTGTGGCAGCTTCTGTTACCCAACAAGAACAACAATTAAAAGGCATGCAGGAAGATATGAAATCTTTCGTATCTACCAAGGGCCAG GCGACAGACGAGCTCCGACTTGGTCTAGAAAAGTTGAAAACATTATATGGTTCTGGTATTGAATCTCTGGATAATCTGGCAAATGAACTTGATGGAAACTCACGGTCAACACTCGGATGTCTTAATTCTCAAGTTTCCCAAAATTCTTCTGCTCTTGGGGAT CTTTTCAAGGGCATTGCGTCAGAAGCTGAGGAATTACTTAATGATCTACAAAACATTCTCCATATCCAAGAAAATAAACTAGCCACATACGCTCAACAACAACGAGAG GCACATAGCAGAACTGTTGAAACGTCACGGTCAATTTCTAATATTACAGCAAACTTTTTCGTAACGCTGGACATGCACGCAACCAAATTGACACAAATTATTGAAGAGGGCCAGACTGTCAATGAACAAAAGTTATCCGAACTTGAAAGAAAGTTTGAG GAGTGTGCTGCCAATGAAGAAAGACAACTGCTAGAGAAAGTCGCAGAACTGCTTGCAGGTTCAAATGCTAGGAAAAAAGAACTG GTTACAACCGCAGTAAATGGTCTACGAGAAAGTGCAGCTAGTAAAACCAACAGATTCCAGCAGGAAATGGTAACCATGAAAGAATCAAGGTGTTCTGTGCGAGCCGAATGGACAGATTACACCGAAAAGGCTGAAACCCATTATGTTGAAGACACTACTGCAGTTGAAAACGGAAAGAAGAATCTAGACGAGATTCTTCAAAATTG TTTGCAAAAGGTGCAAATGGGGTCACAACAATGGAATAGTGCTCAAGAATCTTTGCTCAGTTTAGAGAAGAACAATGTGGCTTCTGTGAACAAAATAGTTAG CCGAGGACTAGAAGCCAATCAAATTTTGCGTTCCCAGTATTCAGTTGCAGCATCATCTACACTGAAAGATGCAAATGTTGCAAATAATAACCTCCTTTCCTCAATCGATC ATGCTTTACAACTTGACCATGATGCATATCGAAATCTTGATTCCATGATTGTTCCTTGTTGCGGAGAACTGAGGGAACTGAAAGGTGGACACTATGATAAGATTGTAGAGATTACAGATCATGCCGGAAAAAGCCTACTAAACGACTACACC GTTGATGAACCATCATGTTCCACACCAAGAAAGAGGTCATTCAATCTACCAACCACAACCTCTATTGAAGAGCTTCGGACCCCACCGTTTGACGAGCTGCTCAAATATTTCTGGTCGTCTTCAACGCTGCCAAATGGTGATGCAAAGCATCTCGAAGCTGGTGCTCATTCCATGAGAGACTCACGACACCCGCTCACTGCTGTTAATTGA